The genomic region AGTTGGGGTCGTCATGTGATCTATTGTACCCATTTACCACAATGGTATTGCCATCAATGGCAACTTTGGATCCAAAAGTATCATAATCCTGTCCATCAGATGGAAAGAGAGCCGTTTCGAATTCCCAGAAGTCATCGAAATAAACATCAGGCGTGCCATTTAGATTTCGCTTGTAAATATACGCAGCACCTGCATTAATTCCGCGAAAGTTGTTATAGGGGGCGCCGACAACCAGGTAGTCACCATCGATTGCAACACTACTTCCAGTGCGGTCTCCAGGATGTTGGATAATGTCATCTGTGAGGGGACTTATTTTTTGTTCCGAAGAATTCCAGCCATTAATTCCATTCGAGAAAATATAAGCTGCACCACTATCGACTCCGTTAGTGTCTTCGAGAGGCGATCCAATTAAGATCTCACTTCCATTGAAATCAATGCAGGATCCCCAAGAGCTGTTTTCTTCAAGTTCTGAAGATGTAAAAAATGATTCAGTAGCACCCGTCCAGCCCAAGATACCTTTTTCATAAATGTAGACTGCTCCCTGAGGGGGACCATCTTGAGGATGATTCTTAGCGCCAATCACAAGGATGTCATCAAGGAGAAAAACAGATGATCCAAAATTATCCCCTGAGTGAGGGGTGGATGCTTGGATTGTTGTTTTCTGGTACTCGTTCCAGCTGGACCCTTTTTGATAAATATGAACCGTACCATTTTCTGTATAGTCATTCGCAGAAAATCCCGCTTCACCAATGACAACTGTGTCATTTCTCACAGATACACTTGATCCAAATGAAGGAGTTTCGCCGGTAAGTTTCACTTCTTCTGCTGAATTCCAGCCATCAATGCCTTTGGAATAGATATAGGCAGCAGAGACCTGGTCTCCTGTTCCGATCACGATTGTGTCACCACTTACCGCGACTGTTTCACCAAAATAGGCTTGCAGTGGGTGGTCACTTGCTGCAAGTTTTACAGCTTCTGCGTTTTCCCAGCCTGATGCGTTCTTTGTAAAGACATAGGCTGCACCTCTATAGTATGGTGAACCTTGAACAAGGCTTGCACCGACAACGAGAGTGTTATTTTCGAGCGCGACAGACCAGCCAAAAGAACTACGATACGCTTCATCTGCTTCGGGGGAGATTAGTTTTGTTACTGTTGCATTTTTCCACCCTGACTCATCTTTGGTGAAAACAAATACGGCCCCAGTATTTTCATACTTCGGATTAACGTATGCATCAGCGAAGGGAGCACCTACGACGATCGTATTTCCTTCAATGGCGACCGAATGCCCAAACTGATCCGAGGACTGGTCATACCGATCTTCGAAATCGGGAGTGATACTTGATAATGTCGTTTCAAACACCCAAGTGTCATCTGACCGATCATTCGCTGTTCCTTGATTGTCACGTGCGTAAACATAGGCTAAACCGGAGGAACCAATATTAAAGCCGTTCCTGTAACTTCCAACCACCAGGTAGTCGTCACTGATTGCGACTGCTGATCCAAAATATTCTCTGAGGTTTGAATCTGAATCCGCAGGCGGTAATAAAAGCCCCTCTAAATCGTATCCGGTCAGCAGCGTGCGGTCTTCCAGCTCTTCGATTCCAATCGGACGTCGACTCAGCGCGGGCTGATACCGATGACGTGCGCGAGAACGCTGATTTCGGGGACGACGTGAGCGTACAGTTCGGTATCGTGAAGTCAGGGACTTCAACCAGTTAGTCAACAGCATGCGAGGCAGGGCTTTCTGGCTATCTGTTGCGGTCAAACGTACGTGGCCCGCACGTTGAGGCGTTGAGTTTAAGCGTAAGTGTTGGGTGAATCAGATAATTAGCGGGTTGATATACAGGAATGAATTATCTGTATGTGTGAATATATCAGTTTAGGAGAGGGGTATCCATAACTTTCAGCTTCTCTACCTTAAAATTTCATGTCATTAAGAAATGACGGTAAATCTCTATATATAAATAGCTTATGGCAATGTTGTTCCCGCTCAGAAGACCGGCAGGCTCTGACCATCTCGATGCTGGATTGCCAGACTGAGCGTTTGGGGAGAAATACTGGTCGGAATCGTCCGTAGTGCACCATCCCCCATGATGCACAGGAATCTCCCATTGTTAGCCTGTCCCAGGGCGATGATTGGATTGCCAGGATTGAAGGGCAGGTCGATTGGTTGTGTCCAGGGAACCGCTTTATCCGGCCCTGCTTTGACCGCCAGGATCACGTTGGAAACACCATCGGTGAAACTTCGCATGCGTAAACCCTGACCGCCGCTGAACGGGGTGTCCTTGCCTGAGAAGGTCATCACAGACGTGAAGCCCGGCTGCAGGGTATTTTCTGTCTGGTAGACATCCGGCATTTTGGTAATCAAGGCCTTGTTATGCGGACTGTCCCAGGGCTCATCCAGCTTGAACTGCTGATACAACTCCTGCTGACCAAGAAAAGGGAGCAGATGTACCCGCCAGCTTAAATTCGGTTTGCCATCGGTCAGATGCGCATCGGCGTACGGGAATCGCGTGAAGGAATCGTGATAGTGATGAAAGGCCAGCCCGATCTTTTTCATGCTGTCTGCTTCTGACTCCCGGAACTGCTGCGAATTTCCCCCATTCATTTGAGAATTGATCACGTCGTCCGCTTTGTCGGCAATACGCTTCATGATCTTGCCTCCCGGGGCGCCCCAGGTCAGCAGAAAATAACCTCCGCCCCCCAGCAGCAGAACCACGGCACCGATCGCGATCAGCGGCCCCGGTTTGACTTTGGAAGCCGTCTGTTTCTTCTGCTTCGATTTCGCCGACTTCGTGGGGCTCTTCTTCCGCCGTCGTGTCGGTGGCGAATAATCCATTTCCTCTTCTTCATCGAAGGCTTCCAGAAAATCATCGTCCGCGGGGACCGGGATTTTCATCACCGCTTCGCACGCTTTGCATTTGATTTTCTTACCGGCTTTATCGTCGCCGACTTTATATTTCTTGCCGCACTGCCTGCATTCAAAACTGATGGTCATGGTCTTCTGAGTGTCTTTATAAAACTAAGTGGGTTGGGTGGTGAAATAATACCGTTAGTCGTTGACAGTGATTCTTACTGTCCCGGTTTGACTTCGATGGCGTCCCAATCAATCCGCGTGAAATCCTGCGGGCCGATCATCTCTTTCCATTGAGCGTCTTCCAGATCCTTTTTAACAAGTGATATGGATCCATCCCCTTTCAGAATCACAACCTGTGAAGCAGTTTGTCCCAATTCGGCGATTGGCTGCGCCGGATTCAGACCACCCGGTTTTGTCCATTCGACGGCTTTGTCGGGGCCTGCTTCAACGACCATCATTGTATAGGAGAGGCCATCTAGCGTGTCGCGCATACGGGCCGGCTGGCCCAGGGGAAACAGTGTGGTCATTTTCTCCTTTCCCTCAGCATTTTTTTCCCGTTTCCCTTCAAAAACCCGGAATCGGGTTTTGTTTGAGTCGGCAGGCGTGTCCGGTGATTTAAAGACATCAGGCATGTTCTTTGCCAGCGGCGCATTATTTGGACTATCCCACGCTTCATCCAGTTTGAACTGTTCATACAATGGTTTCTGGTCCATATAGGGCAGGAGATGCACCCGCCAGCTGACTTTTAACCGACCATTCTCGTCATAAAATTCGGGATGCTCTTCCTGTGATGGCAGGAAGGAACTGGCTTCCTCGTGCAGGTTATGCAGTGCCAGACCAATCTGCTTGAGCTGATTTCCAACAGCCTTGTAACGTGCGGCGGTCATCGGTTCTCCCGCTTTGGTCATCATCTCCGGGGCGATCTTTTGCTCCTCCGGTTGAGCATCCGTCTCTGCCGGTGCACCAGTCTCGGTGGCAGCTTCTTCCGTTGTGGGATTCGCAGCAGGCTGTTTCTGGCATCCGCTGGGAAATGTGACTGTTACCATCAGCAACGTCAGCAGCAGAATTCGACTCTGAATATACATTCTCGTCTCCATGGTTCTGTCAGAGAGGTTTACTTGAAAGTGAAAACAGGTGGAAAGCTTCATTGCCTGTTCCAATTTTATTCAGGTTTGTAAGAGGGCAGATCTACTGTGATCACATTCCCGTCATCAGGTTGAATCAGATTTGCCAGCGATTTTGCGGGGATGTTCGCAGGAATCCCCCTTGTCGAGCCATCCATCATCACAGCAGGGATCACAGGCGTGGTTAACTTCCCAAGGGCTTTGACCGGGTCAGCAGGATCAAAGGGCAGGTCTTCCGGTTTCGTCCAGGGAACCGCTTTGTCCGCGGCAGCGATCACGAAGAAGATTGTATTGGAAGTCCCGTCAGTGATATCTCTGATACGTGAGCCCGGCGCACCGGGAAACGGCGTCTTTTCTCCGGCAAATGTCATCACACGTGTCTCGCCCGGCTTACCTGCGGAACCAAACTGATAGATCGCCGGCATTTTCGCCACTAAGGCTTTGTTGTGAGGGCTGTCCCAGGATTCATCCAGTTTGAACTGTTGATACAGCGCCTCCTGTCCCATGAAAGGCAGCAGATGCACGCGCCAGCTCAGATTGGGTTTGCCGTCGACGAGATGTTCATCCGCGGGCGGAAACCGATTGTATTTATCGACATAGTCGTAAAACGCCATGACGATCCCGCGAAGCTGTTGCAGGACCTTGATCTGATCCGGCTTCAGAGTGGTATGGATAATGGTGTATTCTCGATCGTCAACCACGTTGCCATCATTTGGGTTTATCAGGTCTTTCCACTTGCTTTCAGCGATATCCCGCTTGTAACAGCGGGTTGAACCATCGGCCAGCAAGACCGGAATGCCTCGACCGGCGGCTCCGAATTCAGCCTTGGGATGTTCATCTTTCAGTCCGCCGGGTTGAGTCCATAGAACCGCTTTGTCCGGTCCCGCTTCAACGATCATGACTGTGTTAGATGTTCCGTCCAGAATGTTGCGAATCTGGGCCGGTTTCCCCAGTGGAAATATGGTAGATGGCGCCTCTCTGCCTCTGGAGTTTTTTCCCCATTGTCCTTCAAAGACACGGAAGCGGGTCTTGTCTGAGCCGATCGGGGTATCGGGAGAGCGGTAAACCTCAGGCATTTTCTTTGCCAGTGGGGCATTGGCTGGACTATCCCAGGCTTCATCCAGTTTGAATTGATCGTACAGCGGCTTCTGGCTCAGAAAGGGCAGAATGTGGACCCGCCAGCTGACTTTCAACTGACCATTCTCATCGAAATATTCAGGATGTTCTTCTTGTGATGGTAAAAAAGACCGGTTTTTATCATGCGAGTAATGCAGGGCCAGGCCGATGGCTTTCAGCCGCGCTTTTACCTCCTGATAACGTTCGGCCGTCATCGGCTCCCCCGGTTTCGTCACCATTTTGGGATCGATCGTCTTTTCTTCCGCAGTGGCAGCATCTTTCGAGGATGACTGTTCGGCAGACGAAGTTGAGGAGTCGTCTTTTTCCGCCTGGGAGTCGCCGGGCTGAGGCTTTTGACAACCTGTAGAAACCAGCAGCAGGATCAGACAGAGAGAGAATGTAGACAGACAGCGATTCCAGTTTCCCGGAACACCAGGGAGTGAGCGAGTAGCAGACATGTAGGCAAACTTTCAGCTGAGTCAAATTGGATCAGACCCCGCGCGCATGGGGGCTCTGATGAAGCGAAGTTTGTGCCTGCCTTCGTTCTGTGAGCGTGTGTCTTTCGACATCAGAGAGAAGTCATTTAAGTCTATCTTCCACTTTAGGTTCAGGCAAGTTAAATGCAGACAAAGAATCACACAGGCCAGCGATCCGACATGCTGCAGGCAGGAGGTCTGGTTGAGCGAATCAAATTCTGTACACACCCCGATCAGGATCCGATTTTGTCTCCCAAAGAATCCGCGATTTCAGATGCATTCTCTCCCCACGCGAGCTATGATCGAAGCCCGACAACCTGAAATTTCTCCTGATGATAATAGAAACTCACACCATGCAATCTCCCGAAACATCCCGCCGCTCGTTTCTGAAAACATCTCTCGCTCTGACCGGAACCTTTCCACTGGTCGCCGGACTGGCCTACGCGGAATCAAAATCGTCCGACAAACCCCTGATGGCCTATGTCGGCACCTTCAGTTCTCCGCTTCAGGATGTGCTCGATACCCAGGTCGACCTGCCGCCTGGCAACGGACGCGGTATTCATCTCTTCCAGGTCGATCGCAAAACGGGAGCGATGACCCCTGCTGGCATTCAGCGGATGGGAACCAGCCCCAGTTGCCTGGCTGTCAACGCGGAAGGCACACGCCTCTATTCGACCAATGAAACTGATCGGGTCGGCCAGGAGAAGCATGGTTCCGTCTCCGCCTTCAAGATCAATCGGGAGGACGGTTCGCTCACACAACTCAACAAGGTCAACTCGGGGGGAGACGGACCGACCTATGTCAGCATCCATCCGTCGGGACGCTATCTGCTGATTGCGAATTATTTCGGCGGTTCGATTTCCGTGCTCCCCATTCTGAAAGACGGCTCACTCGGCGAAGCCACCGATGTCAAAAATGATGCCGGCAAAATCGGTCCCACCACAGCCACGAATGCCCCCGAAGGCAGCTTCGCCTTCAGCGGTCACGATCATACGCACGCCCACATGATTCAGGCCGATCCCTCAGGGCGCTTTGTGTTTCATGTCGATCTGGGCTTGGACAAGATCTACATCTGGAAATTCGATGAAAAAACGGGCAAGCTCACGCCGAATGATCAGGCTGCGATCTCTCTGCCTCCCGGCGACGGACCCCGGCACTTCCACTTCCATCCCAACGGACGCTGGTTCTATTCAATCCAGGAAGAAGGTTCGACGCTGGTCCTCTTCGATTTCGATCCGAAGGCTGGCACACTGACCGCCCGGCAGACCATCTCGACACTGCCGGAAGGTTTCAAAGGCAGCAACTTCTGTTCGGAAATTCTGGTTTCGGAAGACGGGAAGTACGTCTATGCCGGCAACCGTCTGCACGACAGCATCGGCATCTTTTCCGTCGGCACAAACGGCGAACTGACCTGGGTGGCTGATGAATGGACCCGCGGCAATTATCCCCGCAGCTTCAGCTTTGACCCGACCGGCGAATTTCTCTACTGCTGTAACCAGCGGGCCGACAGCGTGGCCGTGTTCAAGGTCGATAAAGCAACAGGCAAGCTGCACTTCACAGGCCACTACGCTGCCGTTGGCAACCCCTCGCACGTTGTCTTTCTGGACCTGGCGAAGCAACCTTGATGCAGGAGTTAATATGATCCAGACTGGATTGCTGAGTTCGTAAGCGAGAAATGAGGAACGATTCATGACCGCTGACAGTGACTCGGAGAAAGCACCTCAGGGCATCAATCGCCGCCGTCTGGTTCTGGATCTGATTGGACTGCCAATCTTATTCGCTCTGTTTATGTTCCTGCCTGCGGGAACATGGACATGGTCGAAAGGCTGGTTCTTTATTCTTTTTCTGCTGGTGGTCGTTTCAGCAGGATTCGTGGTTCTTCAGCGTGTGAATCCGGAAGTCATTGTCGCGAGAAGTCACTTCCACAAAGGAACGAAACACTGGGACAAAATCCTGCTCGGCTTTTACTTTCCATCGATGCTGGCCATCGTCCCCGTGGCGGCTCTGGACGAGAGCCGATTCCACTGGTTTCCAGTCCCATTGTGGGTCTGCATTCTCGGCTACGCTTTACTGCTGGCCGGGATGGTAATCGTCACCTGGGCCGAAGCCGTGAACAAGTTCTTTGAAGTCACCGTGCGGATTCAAACGGACCGCGGGCATGCAGTGATCGACACCGGTCCCTATGCCATCATGCGTCATCCCGGCTATGTCGGGGGAATCCTCACCGCCATCGGCATGCCGCTTTCGTTGGGATCCCTCTGGGCCTTGATTCCGGCGGGAATCGCCTCGCTGGTGTTGATCATACGAACCCACTGGGAAGACCAGACCCTGCAGGCAGAATTAAACGGGTACCAGGAATACGCGAAGTGGGTGCGGTTTAAGCTGATCCCGGGCATCTGGTAACGAAAAAATCATCCGCGGAGACGAGCCGACAGTCTCAGGCAGACCCAAGTACATCTGAAGAATTACCAAATTTCAGGTACCCACACACAAAAAAAACGACGGGAAAGGTGTGACACCATTTCCTGTCGAGGTTTCAGCAGGACGCCAGAATTCACTTGAGAAGTTTTTAGCCAGGTTAAATGAGTAAGTGCACATCAACCGAATTCTCTATTTGATCAGCTCATTCTCCTCGAGCGTCCAGATATTAAAGATAGGCTTTGGCAATGAAATCATTAAGGCTGACTGACTGCATCTGAATATTATGAAACGAAAATCCTAATCGCTCTCAGAAACTCTGCCGGCAACCTTTTTCTCGAACTCTGTCAGGTCCTGCACCCGAGTCAGTGATTCATCTGCGGCTTCCTGCAGTCCGACCAGCACGGTGGCTGAGACGGTTAGTCCGGTGACGAGAAGACCAAGAATAAATATCCCAAGCGTACTCATTTTTCAAAGCTCCTTCCTTGCAAGAGCAGACAGCCGAAGGAAAGTATCGAAGGGACCCAGATTCCTACAAATAATCCTTCTTCCCGCTGGCCACTGAACCAGAGCGCCACTGAAAAGAGGAATGAAATGAAGGCAGCTATAACGAACAGTAGTTTTCCTAGTTTTTTGCGTTTCACAGTTCCTGTAGACCTTTGTGTCGATACAATGCGGAGGAGCTTAACACTCAGCCGTCAGGATCCTCTATAGCGATAATCGATGAGAATGTCGCGATGAATACAATCGCGAATACGACCACGCCAAGTTTGAAGATTTCCAGATCGTCGATGGTTAAGCTTCCTGATTTGAAGAAATTGCTGCCCCGTCTTCTTTTCTAGAACATCAGGCAGATCTGCCAAGTGTTTAATGTGCTGAGAAACGGGACCGGGAAGGATCTATTTCAGGTTAGCGCGTACCAGGACTGCAGGATCAGGTGAAGTTGATTCCACTGCAGGAGAATGGAGTAAACGAGAACTTTGACTGGGGTATTGATTGCAGGAGGAGGAGAATTCTATGATGAGGGTGAAACCATTCTTTGATGGGAAGCCTTGCGCGTGTTGGCCTGTTCTCCCGTCAAAAAAGTTTCAGAAAACTGCAATCAGTCAGCAGGACTGAGTTGGTAAAGCATTCCAGACAGAGGCTGCGCCTTCCTCTGCTCTCTGAATAGAAACGACCTGTGATGGGATTGGCTGGTAAGAAAGTCTGACGTTGAGATAAAACAGCCCGTCAGTCGCCAGACAAATACGATCAGGCACAAGTCTGTGTGAGCTAGCATCTGGCTGCATGACCCCTCAAACGCAAAAACCCGACGGGAAAGGTATTCACACCATTTCCTGTCGGGTTTTCATAGTACCGGAGGCGGGACTTGAACCCGCACGGGGTTTACCCCCACTGGATTTTGAATCCAGCGCGTCTGCCGATTCCGCCACTCCGGCTTGAGAATAAGAGTATATAGTATAACGCTTTATGGAATTCAATGGAAACAGCCAAAAAACTGGGATCCCATTGACTGACTCAAAATGGCCCGTTACCTGAAAAAGGCCTCGAATCAGGCAGCTTCGATGGCTGCTGCCGAGAGCGGGAATTTCAGCGTGAAAGCAGTCCCTTTACCAATGGCACTCTCAACACGGATGCGTCCGTTGTGGGCCTCCATGACCTCTTTGGCCAGTGACAGTCCCAGTCCAGTGCCTCCCTGGCCGTTCTCGTCTGCTTCTTTGGTCGTGTAAAACTGTTCAAAGATATGGTGCAGCTGCTCGGGGGGAATACCAGAACCACTGTCACGCACGATCACCTCTGCCAGGTTCGATTCCGCATTCACTCGCACCGCCAGATCGAGTCTGCCGCCGCCTGGCATCGCCTGACGGGCATTCACGATTAGATTGACAAGCACCTGCTGGATCTGGTTCGGATTCAACGTGACTTCCGGCTGAGCATCGAAATGGGTATGCAGATTGACGCGGTTCATCGTCAGGTCTTTTTCCACAAGGGCGATCACGCTTTTGACCAGCACGACCAGGTCGACCGGTTCCTGGCGACTCTCATTGCCACGGGCATACGAGAGCATGCCGGTGGTGATCTTGGCGGCCCGCTGACCGGCGGAGAGAATTTTGGTAAACGCTTTATCCCGGCGTTCTTCCTCTTTGTGACGCAGGCCCAGCTTCGCGTAGTTGATCACGGTCGTGAGAATATTGTTGAATTCATGCGTGATCGATGAAGCCAGGGCACCCACGGAGCTCATCTTCTGCGCCTGAATGAGCTGCTTCTGGTAATCCTGGACTTGAGCTTCCAGCTCTTTGACGCGGGCTTCAAGATTTTCGACGGTTTGCTGAGTCATAAACCTGACACATCCTTGTGAGGCGAGTGAGTTGTAATTTCGAACACCCATTTGATTCAAGCTGCACTTGAAGCGGGAGAGTGTTTCAGCTGCGCTATCTACCTATAGAATATCGGCTGCCGCAAATCGGCAATCCAGAACCTGAGCAGCCACCTGTTACAGTCGACCAAGAATGAACCCTTCAGGTCCAGTTGTGTAAGCAGGCGAAAACAGGGGGGGATAGAAGGAATGGGTTTGATTCAGGCTTCAATGGCCCCCAATATGTGTGCGTGAAAATACTATACTGTCTGGAGAATGAATCAGAATAGTTTACCGAACGACATCTGCTCGGGAGCAATAGACGCTGGTAACCTACTGCAAAATAGAGGATTACGAAGCGATCATGCTACGGAATCCTGCTGGAAGCCTGGGTACGACATCTTGAACAGACCTGCCAGAGCACCATATCCGCTGTAGTTAAGAAAACCGTGGTTCTTAGCGCAACAGATTCACACATTCAGTCGGAAAAGATTCTGCAATATCGCCAGACTGTGTAAAAGTCCGATATTGACGTTCCGCAGCAGCCTATGTCAGGCAATCTGATTTAAGCGGCAGCCCGCTCTTCGGCGGGACCTTGATCCTGTTGTTCGTCTGCCTGGCTCTGGCGTTGAGCACACTGAATCCGATAGGCGATCTCTTTGGCAATTGCCTGGTTGAAGTTCAGCTGGAACTGCTGATAAGAGAACTGGGCTGCACAGCACCAGCCGATCACGGACTGGCAACGCTGCGGACGGAGCTCCAGCTCGCGCATCGCTGAAATCAGTGAGGCAGAGCTCTGTTCGGCAAAGTGAATTCCACTTCCCAGTCCATGCTGCTCAAAGCAGATGACCGACTGGGCTGCTTCACAGCCTCCAAAGATCACCACCGGTGCACCACAGCTCTGTGCTTCCTGAGCAGACAGATCGAAGTCAACATCCCGGGGACAGATCACCGCTTTACAGAGCCGATACTGATCTCGCAAAACCTGATCATCAACGGCACCGATGATTTCCACCTGTGGTTCATTGTGAACCGCAGCAGGGACCTGTTCTGCCGGAATTCCGATGATCGACAGACTCTGTTTGAGAGCCACACAGGCATCGACGGCCAGTTGTTCCTGCACAGTCCAGGGACCGTCGACAACCAGCAGATAGAAGTCATTCCGTCTTTCATAACCGGAACTGTAAAAATCCGTATCAACGGGGGGGCGTACAAATGAGGTAAAACGATCCCGGTTCTGATTCAAAAGCGTTTTGGTCGGTACGACGAATTCCACCTCAGTCAGTGAGTTGACCAGCTGGTGATCGATGGGCTGCTGGTTACTGGCGATCGGTTCCAGATAGCACATATGCAACTGGTGGTCCTGGCATTTGATCGAGGCGGCTGCTTCGAGGCTCGTGCTGATGATCAGATTCGCCCGGGAGACATCCACTTCCTTATCCGGGGAAAAGCCGGTTCCGAAGCGGGCAATCGTGGAGGAATGAGGCCAGGTCTGATTCAGTGCTTCCCAGATACTATATTCAATGCGCGTATGAGATACGCCTGTGTGCACTAAGATCACACTCATGTTGTTTCCTCCTTGAAACGATGATGAGTCTGAATCAAATCCTGTTGTTATTCTGCCAGCAGCGACTTCACCGCAGAATACGCTTGAGGGAAGCTCAAAGAAGGGGGTGATGTATGTAGTAACTCAAGTCAGACAACAGAGAAAGGACTCAATTTTAGTACCACGGTTGTCAGCCGCAGAACCGATAGAAAAACAGGGGACGACAAGCCAGTTGAGTATCACCGACCGTCTGACGCTGATATTGACAAATCTCGAAAATCTGGTCAATCCGAATCTGCCCGGATTCTATAAGGAAACGAGTGCCTGTCACTTCTTTAAGAGACAGGTACTGCAGAATCCTGATGGGAAATGGGGTGAATCGCTTCAAAATCGGGCGTTGTGTTTCCCTGTTCCGCCTGGTGAATCAGTGCTGCCATTTCCCACGCGGTCACATAATAATATTTCCACTCCGGATGCCGGGCTGCTTCGCGGCGCAATTCTGCATGAAAAGCCTCCGTTTCCGGTCCCAGCAGAGTCTCCAGATTACCAGGTTTGGCGCCATGTGTGTGCAACTTGATAAAGGTCCAGTCGGGTCGTCCTGCCACATGCACATCTGCCGCCAGCCAGTGCCGGAAACGTGAGATCGTCGCCGGACGACCACCATGCAGGTCCGAGTTCTCAATCCCGGGCATGAATCCCCATTTCCGTTGATTCCAGTCGAGTCCCAACGGTCCCTGGATCATCAGCAGGCTGTCCCGCTTGGGAGTCTGACCAACGTGCGCGAGCGTTCCTGCATCGTGTGATTTACATTTGCCGGGCAGATTCTTCGCATAATAGATGCTGTTGATGATACGTGTCTGGGTATCGCTGGGAGCCGAAGGCATCGTCAGGTCGGCATAGCAGCCCGTTTCCAGCAGCACATCGATTTCATTTTCGACCCCGCACCAGCGACCATCCGGACGCGAGTTACACAGGGCCCAGTTTCCATGAATGAAGCTGTAGAGAATCTCTCCCGTTGCGGGATCCTTGCGCAGCAGTCCATGTCGTTCGTAAAGCGTCTTGCGAAAATCATTCATTTTCTGACGCAGCCCCTCGGCCGTGTCGTTGTCGTGGTGCAGGTGGATCTCCACATCGCCGAATCCCTGTTTACAGAGTCGCGCCAGACGATCCAGGTACTCGGGCTGATACTGATCCTGCGGAAAGAAGAACGTATGCTGAGGCACCTGTCCGCGCGAATCACTGAAACGCGAGAAGCGGGCCGGATATTCTTCACACCAGCGGTCGACACGGGCGATCGCTTCCGCTTTCTGGGGATGTCCCCATTCCGGTTCATAGTGATCGCAAACCGCGATGAAAATATGCCGGGGCTGTACCGGAGTAAATCTGACCGGCCGATCCTGCCTCTTCTGAAACAGATAAGCGGGCAACCAGTACTGCATGTTCCGGGCACGAATTGCCAGGGAAACGAAACCGACGCACGCCATCACCAGCAGGCTGAGCATCGCGATACAGGCAAACAGAAATGTATTCATGACGGATTATCTTTATGAATGATGAGAGGGGATATTATTCTCAATGGTTTCCGGATCGATGTCGCTCTGCTGTTCCAGCGGAAACCCTTCATCGACAGGCACCACGCGGGTGGCACTGCGTTCGGTCCGTTCCCAGGTGCCGGTCTGTCGCGTGAAGAGCCAGCGGAACAGGCCGATTCCCAGTGCCAGGTTCATCTGCACGAACATGCCGGGGACCCGACAGAGTTTACGGAGCACGCCCCCTCGATTCGCGAGTTTCATACCCACAAAGGCAGACAGATAAAACAGTCCCTGGCCCAGTAATGTGACCTGGTAGAGTGTCTGGTTCAACAGGCACAG from Gimesia sp. harbors:
- a CDS encoding DUF1559 domain-containing protein, whose product is MTISFECRQCGKKYKVGDDKAGKKIKCKACEAVMKIPVPADDDFLEAFDEEEEMDYSPPTRRRKKSPTKSAKSKQKKQTASKVKPGPLIAIGAVVLLLGGGGYFLLTWGAPGGKIMKRIADKADDVINSQMNGGNSQQFRESEADSMKKIGLAFHHYHDSFTRFPYADAHLTDGKPNLSWRVHLLPFLGQQELYQQFKLDEPWDSPHNKALITKMPDVYQTENTLQPGFTSVMTFSGKDTPFSGGQGLRMRSFTDGVSNVILAVKAGPDKAVPWTQPIDLPFNPGNPIIALGQANNGRFLCIMGDGALRTIPTSISPQTLSLAIQHRDGQSLPVF
- a CDS encoding DUF1559 domain-containing protein → MYIQSRILLLTLLMVTVTFPSGCQKQPAANPTTEEAATETGAPAETDAQPEEQKIAPEMMTKAGEPMTAARYKAVGNQLKQIGLALHNLHEEASSFLPSQEEHPEFYDENGRLKVSWRVHLLPYMDQKPLYEQFKLDEAWDSPNNAPLAKNMPDVFKSPDTPADSNKTRFRVFEGKREKNAEGKEKMTTLFPLGQPARMRDTLDGLSYTMMVVEAGPDKAVEWTKPGGLNPAQPIAELGQTASQVVILKGDGSISLVKKDLEDAQWKEMIGPQDFTRIDWDAIEVKPGQ
- a CDS encoding DUF1559 domain-containing protein: MSATRSLPGVPGNWNRCLSTFSLCLILLLVSTGCQKPQPGDSQAEKDDSSTSSAEQSSSKDAATAEEKTIDPKMVTKPGEPMTAERYQEVKARLKAIGLALHYSHDKNRSFLPSQEEHPEYFDENGQLKVSWRVHILPFLSQKPLYDQFKLDEAWDSPANAPLAKKMPEVYRSPDTPIGSDKTRFRVFEGQWGKNSRGREAPSTIFPLGKPAQIRNILDGTSNTVMIVEAGPDKAVLWTQPGGLKDEHPKAEFGAAGRGIPVLLADGSTRCYKRDIAESKWKDLINPNDGNVVDDREYTIIHTTLKPDQIKVLQQLRGIVMAFYDYVDKYNRFPPADEHLVDGKPNLSWRVHLLPFMGQEALYQQFKLDESWDSPHNKALVAKMPAIYQFGSAGKPGETRVMTFAGEKTPFPGAPGSRIRDITDGTSNTIFFVIAAADKAVPWTKPEDLPFDPADPVKALGKLTTPVIPAVMMDGSTRGIPANIPAKSLANLIQPDDGNVITVDLPSYKPE
- a CDS encoding lactonase family protein encodes the protein MQSPETSRRSFLKTSLALTGTFPLVAGLAYAESKSSDKPLMAYVGTFSSPLQDVLDTQVDLPPGNGRGIHLFQVDRKTGAMTPAGIQRMGTSPSCLAVNAEGTRLYSTNETDRVGQEKHGSVSAFKINREDGSLTQLNKVNSGGDGPTYVSIHPSGRYLLIANYFGGSISVLPILKDGSLGEATDVKNDAGKIGPTTATNAPEGSFAFSGHDHTHAHMIQADPSGRFVFHVDLGLDKIYIWKFDEKTGKLTPNDQAAISLPPGDGPRHFHFHPNGRWFYSIQEEGSTLVLFDFDPKAGTLTARQTISTLPEGFKGSNFCSEILVSEDGKYVYAGNRLHDSIGIFSVGTNGELTWVADEWTRGNYPRSFSFDPTGEFLYCCNQRADSVAVFKVDKATGKLHFTGHYAAVGNPSHVVFLDLAKQP
- a CDS encoding isoprenylcysteine carboxylmethyltransferase family protein → MTADSDSEKAPQGINRRRLVLDLIGLPILFALFMFLPAGTWTWSKGWFFILFLLVVVSAGFVVLQRVNPEVIVARSHFHKGTKHWDKILLGFYFPSMLAIVPVAALDESRFHWFPVPLWVCILGYALLLAGMVIVTWAEAVNKFFEVTVRIQTDRGHAVIDTGPYAIMRHPGYVGGILTAIGMPLSLGSLWALIPAGIASLVLIIRTHWEDQTLQAELNGYQEYAKWVRFKLIPGIW
- a CDS encoding ATP-binding protein, with amino-acid sequence MTQQTVENLEARVKELEAQVQDYQKQLIQAQKMSSVGALASSITHEFNNILTTVINYAKLGLRHKEEERRDKAFTKILSAGQRAAKITTGMLSYARGNESRQEPVDLVVLVKSVIALVEKDLTMNRVNLHTHFDAQPEVTLNPNQIQQVLVNLIVNARQAMPGGGRLDLAVRVNAESNLAEVIVRDSGSGIPPEQLHHIFEQFYTTKEADENGQGGTGLGLSLAKEVMEAHNGRIRVESAIGKGTAFTLKFPLSAAAIEAA